In the Clostridium beijerinckii genome, one interval contains:
- a CDS encoding type II secretion system protein — MRREGFTLIETMVSIFILTILLSVGISLSKFARNVSKNIDNSEYIYEIQNLLSYGKAVCREKNNYGKITVMASKNEIKFIDGWDSIEKTVYISKEIKIISGDINILVTPDGKISRGNTIKIIDNCGVKQDITIGVGVDLISIKKVKQYEKAGQYIN; from the coding sequence ATGAGAAGAGAGGGATTCACTTTAATAGAAACTATGGTAAGTATTTTTATACTAACAATTTTACTTAGTGTAGGAATATCATTAAGTAAATTTGCTCGGAATGTATCAAAAAATATAGATAATTCGGAATATATTTATGAGATTCAAAATTTACTTTCATATGGCAAAGCGGTTTGTAGAGAAAAGAATAACTATGGAAAAATAACTGTAATGGCAAGTAAAAATGAAATTAAATTTATAGATGGATGGGATAGTATAGAGAAGACTGTATATATTTCGAAAGAAATAAAAATCATTAGTGGAGATATAAATATATTGGTAACGCCAGATGGAAAAATATCTAGGGGGAATACAATAAAGATAATAGATAATTGCGGTGTAAAGCAGGATATAACGATAGGCGTTGGAGTGGATTTGATTAGTATAAAGAAGGTGAAGCAATATGAAAAAGCAGGGCAGTATATTAATTGA
- the efp gene encoding elongation factor P, with protein MITAGDIRKGTTFELDGQVFTVVEFLHVKSGKGAAFVRTKLRNVISGGVTDTTFNPTTKLQEAVIERKEMQYLYSDGELYYFMDQETYEQIPLNYEKVEDAIRFLKENMFATIKFFKGDAFSVEAPNFVELLITQSEPGVKGNTATNAMKPATLETGAIVNVPMFVNEGDVIRVDTRTGEYMERV; from the coding sequence ATGATAACAGCAGGAGATATAAGAAAAGGAACAACGTTTGAATTGGATGGACAAGTATTTACAGTAGTAGAATTTTTACATGTTAAGTCAGGTAAAGGAGCAGCATTCGTAAGAACTAAACTTAGAAATGTAATTTCAGGTGGAGTTACAGATACAACATTCAACCCAACTACAAAATTACAAGAAGCAGTAATTGAAAGAAAAGAAATGCAATATCTTTATTCAGATGGAGAATTATATTACTTCATGGATCAAGAAACATATGAGCAAATTCCTTTAAACTATGAAAAAGTTGAAGATGCAATAAGATTCTTAAAAGAAAATATGTTTGCAACAATAAAATTCTTTAAAGGTGATGCATTCTCAGTAGAAGCTCCAAACTTTGTTGAATTATTAATAACACAATCTGAACCAGGTGTTAAAGGAAACACTGCTACTAATGCAATGAAACCAGCTACACTTGAAACAGGTGCGATAGTTAATGTTCCTATGTTTGTTAATGAAGGTGATGTTATAAGAGTAGACACTAGAACTGGCGAATACATGGAAAGAGTTTAA
- a CDS encoding type II secretion system F family protein, with protein MNSNDSESSSYRGFKNITYFSLKKGIKIKHKVNEEQLALISGSLAQIYKDGIRITEALDLVADTLQSKIYKESLYGVLELIKQGSSLSQGFSEFKDLYPEFFIGIISIGENTGKLYEVLKGLSIYYDKSIFIKKEIKNACIYPMFVFISMILLSIFLVNEVIPNFFEIYKSMNIKLPKGCQVIYDMSIAFKDNHLVTGAAIFSWSVILIILAKCLSNQISINKLTKISIVRSFFEYIMVLLFSIITSTGINISQALKYCENSMSFMYLRNKITEINSNIISGETLTESLEKSGVFSKYALAIVRIREEGGTIEEGFKELANTLEYRLNEKIQKYLKMINPIFIIMMASFIALFLLIFVLPLFNNLQGGIRK; from the coding sequence ATGAATAGTAATGATTCGGAAAGTTCAAGTTATAGAGGATTTAAAAATATAACATATTTTAGCTTAAAAAAAGGGATTAAGATTAAGCATAAAGTAAATGAAGAACAACTGGCATTAATATCAGGAAGTTTAGCACAGATTTATAAAGATGGAATAAGAATAACCGAAGCGTTAGATTTGGTGGCGGATACATTACAAAGTAAGATATATAAGGAAAGTTTATATGGCGTTTTAGAGTTAATAAAACAAGGCAGTAGTTTGTCACAAGGATTTTCGGAGTTTAAAGACTTATATCCAGAATTCTTCATAGGAATTATTTCAATTGGCGAGAATACAGGAAAACTATATGAGGTGTTAAAGGGATTAAGTATCTATTATGATAAATCTATATTTATTAAGAAAGAAATTAAAAATGCATGTATTTATCCGATGTTTGTATTTATTTCAATGATATTACTTAGTATATTTTTGGTAAATGAAGTGATTCCGAATTTCTTCGAAATTTATAAATCTATGAATATCAAATTACCAAAAGGTTGCCAAGTCATATATGATATGAGTATTGCTTTTAAGGACAATCATCTAGTTACTGGTGCTGCAATTTTTTCTTGGAGTGTAATATTAATAATTTTAGCAAAGTGTTTATCTAATCAAATTAGCATAAACAAGCTAACGAAAATAAGTATAGTAAGATCTTTCTTTGAGTATATAATGGTATTGCTTTTTTCAATAATAACAAGTACTGGAATAAATATTTCACAGGCTCTTAAATATTGTGAAAATAGTATGAGTTTTATGTATTTACGAAATAAAATTACTGAAATAAATTCAAATATTATAAGCGGGGAAACTCTAACTGAGTCTTTAGAGAAAAGTGGAGTTTTTTCAAAATATGCGTTAGCTATTGTAAGGATTAGAGAAGAAGGGGGGACAATAGAAGAAGGTTTTAAAGAATTAGCCAATACTCTAGAATATAGACTTAATGAGAAAATACAAAAATATTTAAAAATGATAAACCCGATTTTCATAATTATGATGGCAAGCTTCATAGCTTTATTTTTACTGATATTTGTCCTTCCATTGTTTAATAATCTTCAGGGTGGAATAAGAAAATGA
- the spoIIIAA gene encoding stage III sporulation protein AA: MIGEEEIVGIFPTKIGNLLKDRLNKEQVYELRIKIGKPILVYSKYGESIINYISTKEDMKSIMQKVSNYSLYAYEEDIRQGFITIKGGHRIGIAGECVMEKGEVKTIRNISSVNIRICREVIGCSNKVMKYITSAYKVYNTIIISPPKCGKTTILRDIARNISSGMPSLGIAGKKVAVIDERSEIGACYFGIPQSDLGIRTDVLDNCLKREGLIMAIRSLSPEVLICDEIGTKGDVEALIMAFNSGVNIITTIHGFTIEDLYKRRVLSDLLDNEILERVIILSNRNGIGTVENVYSIKGGESMCLN; encoded by the coding sequence TTGATTGGTGAAGAAGAGATAGTAGGAATTTTTCCAACTAAAATAGGCAATTTACTTAAGGATAGGCTTAATAAAGAACAGGTATATGAGCTTAGAATTAAAATTGGGAAACCAATTTTAGTTTACTCAAAATATGGAGAAAGTATTATTAATTATATTTCTACAAAGGAAGATATGAAAAGTATTATGCAAAAAGTTTCCAATTATTCATTATATGCCTATGAAGAAGATATAAGGCAAGGATTTATAACAATTAAAGGTGGACATAGGATCGGCATAGCTGGTGAATGTGTAATGGAAAAGGGTGAAGTAAAGACTATACGAAATATTTCATCTGTAAATATAAGAATTTGCAGAGAAGTAATTGGATGTTCAAATAAGGTTATGAAATATATTACATCAGCATATAAAGTTTATAATACTATAATAATTTCTCCACCTAAATGTGGAAAGACAACAATTTTACGAGACATAGCTAGAAATATATCAAGTGGAATGCCATCTTTGGGGATTGCTGGTAAGAAGGTGGCGGTGATAGATGAACGAAGTGAAATAGGAGCCTGCTATTTTGGAATTCCTCAAAGCGATTTAGGAATCAGAACAGATGTATTAGATAACTGTTTAAAAAGAGAAGGGTTAATCATGGCAATTAGAAGTCTTTCTCCGGAAGTACTAATTTGCGATGAAATAGGCACTAAGGGAGATGTAGAAGCACTTATTATGGCGTTCAATTCTGGCGTAAATATAATAACAACAATCCATGGTTTTACAATAGAAGATCTATATAAGAGAAGGGTCCTTAGTGACTTATTAGATAATGAGATTTTGGAAAGAGTAATAATATTAAGTAATAGAAATGGTATTGGAACAGTTGAAAATGTGTATAGCATAAAAGGAGGTGAGAGTATGTGCTTAAATTAA
- a CDS encoding CD1247 N-terminal domain-containing protein, with protein MEELSKEIEALKKNLSKIENKDYKECFDNVYSILEVMNQRIEELTVNQETLEENIRFMDDDLSNIQDELFEEMSIDELNDIEDEYTEINCIHCNKPIFIEQSTLSNNEEIPCPYCKKNIKG; from the coding sequence ATGGAAGAGCTTAGCAAAGAGATTGAAGCTTTAAAAAAGAATTTATCTAAAATAGAAAATAAGGATTATAAAGAATGTTTTGATAATGTATACTCTATTTTAGAAGTTATGAATCAAAGAATAGAAGAGTTGACTGTAAATCAAGAAACATTGGAAGAAAATATTAGATTTATGGATGATGATTTATCAAATATTCAAGATGAACTATTTGAAGAGATGTCTATAGATGAATTAAATGATATCGAAGATGAATATACGGAAATAAACTGTATTCATTGTAATAAACCAATTTTTATTGAACAATCTACCCTAAGCAATAACGAAGAAATTCCATGTCCTTATTGTAAAAAGAATATAAAAGGATAA